From the genome of Holophagales bacterium:
CGCGCTCTCCGAGCCGGGCACGAGCGTCCTCGGCGACAGCCGGTCGGCGATCGCGACCGCCATCAACGGATGGGGCATCTTCGTCGGATCCACCGCGTGGACCGCCGCTGTGGCACGACCCGACCTCGTCCACGTCGAGAGCGGGATGGACCCGGCGACGAGCTTCGCCTTCAACGACTCCGTCGTCGCCTTCCGGGCCCTGTCTCTCCAGGAGTACGCGGTGTCGCGGGCGATCCCCTTCTTCGACGGCGCCTTCGTCATCGGCGTCACCGGCCGATACATCCGCGGAACGACCGGGATCAAGGAGGAGAGCGCCTTCACGACCGACATCTCGAGGCTCTCGACCTTCGTGAGGCGCGGGACGAGCGGCATCGAACGGTCCAAGTCCCGCTACGCGTACGACGTGGGCGCCGTCATCAACATCGGCGCCCTGCGGCTCGGCGGAGTCATGAAGGGGGTCAACCGCCCGCAGTTCCAGTTCAACGACGACGTCGCTCCACCCCTCGATCGCGGTACCTCGGTCGTCGTGGGGCAGCAGACGCGCGTCGGCGCCTCTTTCCACATCCAGAGCCTGCGCATGCGGATCGCGGCCGACTACGACCTGAGCAAGAACGAGACGCTGGCGGAGGGCCAGCTCAGCCGGAACGC
Proteins encoded in this window:
- the traF gene encoding conjugal transfer protein TraF; amino-acid sequence: MSRSRRILLATVVLAAAAFLFAAAPAAAQMPFAPFGARQVALGGASVGLGDDPASFVDNPALLTPAGRGGAAAYGELATASNEFVPKLAGVTGNDPVELASFDSLDAASVRANLFALSEPGTSVLGDSRSAIATAINGWGIFVGSTAWTAAVARPDLVHVESGMDPATSFAFNDSVVAFRALSLQEYAVSRAIPFFDGAFVIGVTGRYIRGTTGIKEESAFTTDISRLSTFVRRGTSGIERSKSRYAYDVGAVINIGALRLGGVMKGVNRPQFQFNDDVAPPLDRGTSVVVGQQTRVGASFHIQSLRMRIAADYDLSKNETLAEGQLSRNAGGGLEFAFGAFDVRGGVTVNLEAPDKPYVYSFGVGFGNPKAKLDLAGIYRSNDGAYGGVLTTRVGF